CTGCGATCGCTCTTGGGAGTGGAATGGATATATGCCGAATCTTCGCCTCCCAAAGGTGAGCAGATTACTGATAGTGAATTGATCCTACCATCCCAAGATGTTTTGCAACAACTCTATCATCTGGCAATGATGGGAGATATCTCGGCGATTGAGGGAATGTTAAAAGAACTAATTGAGGAAAACAGTCAACTAGCTCCCTTTGCAGCAGAGTTAAGCAAACTCACTGCCAATTTCCAAACCGGAAAAATCCGTAAGTTACTCAAATCATTTGTCACAACGGAGTTACATCCATGATCGCTGTTCCTATCTCGAAACCCATACATATTTTGTTAGTGGATGATAATCCAAACAATCTCAAGGTGCTATCGGAAGCGATTCAGAGGTGTGGCTGGAAAGCCCTCATGGCAACAGATGGAGAGTCAGCGATCGAACAAACAGAATATGCTCATCCCGATCTGATTCTCTTGGATGTGATGATGGCAGGTATTGATGGATTTGAAACTTGTCGCAGACTGAAAACCAATCCTATCACTCACAATATTCCAGTAATTTTCATGACTGCCCTATCCGATTCTACAGACAAGGTGGCGGGATTGGAAATAGGTGCAGTTGACTACATTACCAAACCCTTCCAACACGAAGAAGTCATTGCCCGTTTAAAGTTACACCTCAAAATTTCCCATCTCACGCGCACATTAGAAGAACGCGTGCAAGAACGCACCGCAGAATTAACTCAATCTCTACAGCAGTTACAGCAAACCCAACTACAAATGATCCAGAGTGAAAAAATGTCCACTTTAGGGCAGATGGTTGCAGGTATTGGTCATGAAATTAATAATCCGGTTGGTTTTGTTGGTGGAAATTTATCTTATATTGAGGAACATGTAAATAATCTACTTCGCCTGGTGAGCCTGCAACAGGAGAAGCTAACGCAACCAGACTCGGAAATTCAAGAGCTTCTTGAAGAAATTGACTTGGAGTATCTAGCAGAGGATCTGCCAAAACTACTGGCATCAATGCACCAAGGAATTACCCGTCTTAAAGATATCAGTCTCTCTTTGAGAACTTTTACTCGCGCAGATATTTCATCTCAGGTGGAGTTTCAGATTCACGAAGGAATCGATAGCACCTTAATGCTGTTGAAACATCGACTAAAAGGTAATGGCGATCGCACTAAAATCCAGGTTGTCACACAATATGGTGATTTACCCCCAATCAGTTGCTATCCCGGACAACTGAACCAGGTGTTCATGAATATCATCGCCAATGCCATTGATGCATTTGATGAACTCCATCAAAACAATTGCGATCGAAATATTGCTGCTTGCCCGAACATCATCACTATTACCACATCGTTTGATCCCCAACAAAAAACCGTTACAATTTGCATCCAAGATAACGGTCCCGGTATGCTTACTGAGGTGCAATCTCGAATTTTTGATCAATCTTTCACAACCAAGGCTGTGGGCAAGGGAACCGGGCTGGGATTAGCGATTAGCTACCAAATTATTGTTGACAAACACAACGGACAAGTTAACTGCTTGTCAACACCTGGTGAGGGAACAAAATTTATTATTACTCTGCCAATGTAACTGAATATACATGATTTTTATTATAAATTCCGTAACTCAACATAACCCAATACAGTTCATATAAGCCCAAAACACTTGTAGATAAGACGAGTTATCGCGTCTAAAAAAACCAAAATTTTTGCCAGTAGCCCTTAACTAAACCCTATTACCAAATCAAATCCAATACAATTCAATTAAGAAAAGCGGAAATTGTCAACACCTACTTCCCAAAGAATATTATCAGCAGCATTCGATCCACCTTGGGAACGTGGATTGATGTGGCTACCATGCTTATCTCTAAGAAATTGACGAATTGTATATTCTTTACCTCCAAGCTTTGATGTGCCAGGAATTTTCTCAAAAAGCTTCATGACATCTGCATCAGAGCGAGGTAAGTCTCCCACCCGAACACCAGCACGATATCTTAGCCTATTGGCAATCTTGGGCATCTCTTGGGCTAATTCGGCAGCTGTCTTTGGTAAATTTTGCTATGTTATGTCATGTCCGCTTGATTACTTACTAAACCCCAAGAACCCCACCCCGCCAAAGCTGCGCTTTGTCTCCCCTCCCGAAGAGCGGGGAGGGGCTGGGGGTGGGGTGCAATGACTCTGGGAATCATAACTAAATTATGCGGACATGATATTACTTTTAAAAACTTAGCTATTTTAGCAGTTTCACTTCTTCAGTCCGATTGCTCTCTGCTTTCCATTATTTTTGTAGCTTACCAATTTGAAATCTGCTATATCTCTTGTTTCTGAAAGCGATCGCCGATTATTACCATTGAGCTTCAGAACTCGGAACTTGAGCTTTAGAACTCAAAACGTCAAATTCTCTACTCAAACTCCGAGTTTCTCAGCTCTAGCTTTCAACCTCTTAAGCAAAATTGCCGATAGATTTTCTGCACTATTGATGCTTACGGCTGCACTTTTCCAGATTTACAGATAAAATTGCGCCTTCATCAATTGTTAGTTTCTACCTTTGAAAGAGTTTAGCCATTCTTGAACTTGCTCTCTTGCAATATCGCGCCCTCCAAGACCAAAGGCTAGGGCAATAGCAACTGCGATCGCACCCAGTAAAAGTCCAAAGGCTAAATTCACAATATCACTGGCAACTCCAATCTGTTGCAGTGCCATTGCAGAAACTAAGGCAATAATTGCAATCCGCGCCACTTGTCCCAAAATCTGGGCTTGACGTTCGCCGGAACTGGTAATGATGTTAAAAGCCAGATTTGCCAGGAATAAGCCAACGGCAAAGATTACCAATCCCGCCAAAATCCGCCCGAATATAATCACAATACCAGACACTAATGCTGTGAGAGCTGGAATATTCAAGATATTCACCGCCGCCACTGTGGCAAACAGCATGATCCCCACTAAGGCAACAATGCCTACAATTTCCGATGGAGTACGGGTTGTAATCGGCTCAACTGTTGGTTCTGTGGAAATGACGATTCGTCTGCTGGGTGTTGTCAGACCCAAAATAGTGAAAATGTTATTAAACCCTAAATTGGTGAGGATACTTGTAACCAAGTCCGCGATAAACCGCCCGACGAAATAGGCAACAATCAAAATTGCCACCGCTGTAAAGATGGCAGGTAGGGCATTGAGAACCTGTTGCAGCATAGCGATCGCAGGTATTGAGATCGCATCAATTCGCAAGGCATTCAGCGCTGCGATCGCTACAGGAATCAGAATCAAAACATAGACAATTGTGCCGATGATACTCGATAGAGGTTGCACCCCCGCAGCTGAAGATAATCCTAAGCGACTACCTAAATGGTCAAGACCAGTTGTCGCCAGCAAGTTCGTCACAATCCGCCGTACTACATTAGCGATGAACCAGCCAACTACAGCAATCAAGATCGCCGCTAAAATGTTCGGCAGAATTAGCAGAACTTCTGTAATTAGAGCTTGTACTGGTTGTAAAGCCTGCCTGAGTCCGAGAGTATCTAAAACTGGGGCGAGAAACAGTAAAAATATAAACCAATACAGAGCATTGCCAATCGTCTCACTCAAAGACAGCTGATTCAGGCTGGGCGCTCTGTCTTCTGGTTCTGGATTCAAACGCTCATCTAGGTTAAATGCCTGTAATGATCGCACAGTGATAATCTTCACAATGGTCGCCAACAACCAGGCTACTCCCAAAAGGATTCCTGCACCAACCAACTTTGGCAAAAAGCCAATAAGTTGATTGAGGAAATTATTGAGGGGACGAGAGGCAATTTCCAGATCCAATGTCTGTAAAACAGCTACCGCTGTCAATAGGAGAATACTCCAAAAGACTATGCCGGAGATGAATTTCTCCACTTGGGGAACATCTTGACGACCTGTTATCCCTGCGGCAATGCGGTTATCTATGTTTGTACGATTGAGGATTCCTCGCGTCAGTGCTGCTGCGATCGCTGCAATGAGCCAACCTACTAATAAAATTGCTACCGCCCCCAAAAGACGAGGCGTAAACAGAATCAACTGTTGTACAATACCTTGCACATCAGCGATTCCTTGATTCACTGCTGGTTGTATTGGTTGTAGGCTGGGCGATGATTGTGCTAAAAATTGCTGCACCCTTGTGGATAAACTAACTCCGTAGGCGTAGCCCGTCGTAGACATCACCTGGGTTATTTCTTGCCAAGTTGTGTTCATGGTTTTCGGGAATTATGTTTAAGTATTCGCCGCAAACACTGAGTCAGTGTTTTGCCTATCAATTTACCAGTAAAAACATACATATTTACTCATATTTGATTTAATCTACGGGGATTGGGCATAAGGGGCAGAAATGCGGAGGGAAAAACTTACTGCAACTTCTCCCCTGCTCCCTTGCTCCCTCATCTTCCACTGCGCTGAATTTTGCGTTACTCTAATTGCAGCAACAGCATCAAAGATGTGGAATGTCCCAAGTTTTGGAACAATCGATTCAAATTAATGCTACAGCTACGGTGGTGGAGCGCTGTCTTAGCGATTTAGCTCTCATGCACCGTTGGCTCAACCCCGTTCTTCGTTGCGAACCTATGGGCGAAGCTTGGAGTACCGATGTCGGCAGTAAAAGTCGTTTTATTATTCAAATTCCTCTAATAAAACCCACTTTGAATAGCGTAGTTGTAGAACGACAACCGGGTTTAGTAGTTTGGGAATTTCAGGGATTTTTTCAAGGGCGCGATCGCTGGGAATGTCAACCCACAGAAAAGGGAACGCTTTTACTCAATCGCTTTGAGTACGATATCCCTAACCCCTTAGTAAGTTGGGGCTTCAACACTTTTGCTGCATCTTGGACGAAAGAAGATATGCAAGCCCAACTGCGCCGCCTCAAACGAGTCGCAGAAGAAGAAAATAATTCGTAATATTTCGGCTGCGCTCAATACAAGTTCGTAATTCGTAATTGGGCAGAAGAGGCAGAGGGGCAGAGGGGCAGAGGGGAAAAACTTACTGCAACTTCTCCCCTGCTCCCCTGCTCCTTGGTCACTGAGCGTAGCCGTTGGCGTTCGCGTTAGCGTCTCTGAAAGAGAAGCCTCTCGTAGAGAAGTGCTGCTCCCCTGCCCTACTTCTCTTTACCCAATTCCGTAAGTAGCCGCCGAATCACAGATGCATCCTCGGCATCTGGAACTTTTGCTAAATAGTTTTGTAAATCGTCTACGGCTTGGGGATAATAACCGAGTTGATAGTAGATCAAACCGCGATCGCGCAATTCTAAAGTTAAACCAGGAAACAGCAACAAAATTCGTTCAACTGCTGCCAGCGTTTTTTCTAACTCTTGCTGTTTAAGGTAAATAAATTTTAAATTTGTCAACATCCGGGCCAAAAATTGCCGATTACTAACTACAGCTAAAAATTCTGGTTGTAGCGTCACAGGTTGCTGATAAAGTTGAGACAGGCGTTCTTCGCAATCTTGGGCAAATATTATTTCACCACCATTGAAAGCATCCACAAAAATCTCGATATCAGGAATATCTGGGCGGATCAGGAAATGTCCTGGCATCCCTATACCCACCATCGGAAAATCAATCCGTCGAGCAACTTCCAGGTAAAGCAACGCTAAGGTAATGGGAATCCCTAATCTGCGATCGATTACATCATTGAAAAAGCTGTTGCGCGGGTCGTAATAGTCAATTTTATTACCAGAAAATTTTAAATCATCGTAGAGATACTGATTAATACTTTGAACTATCCGCAAAGGATATCGTGAATCAGGCAGGCGTTCTTGAAGTTCCCAAGCCATTGTATCAAGGGCGTTGAGATATTCTTCTGCATCTAGATTGGGATATTCTTCTTGTGCAATATACAAAGCTGCCTTTGCCAAATCAATGCGCTCGTCAGACTGCTGAATCTCTTGGTAAAAATATTGTCGTGCTGACGAGAAATTCATAAGCTGTTGCTCGGTGTAAGTGTGAGGATGAAGCCGCAGCTACGACTAACCCAGGCATCGCAGCTTGGCCAAAAGCTGTTTTTTGTAT
This portion of the Nostoc sp. GT001 genome encodes:
- a CDS encoding mechanosensitive ion channel yields the protein MNTTWQEITQVMSTTGYAYGVSLSTRVQQFLAQSSPSLQPIQPAVNQGIADVQGIVQQLILFTPRLLGAVAILLVGWLIAAIAAALTRGILNRTNIDNRIAAGITGRQDVPQVEKFISGIVFWSILLLTAVAVLQTLDLEIASRPLNNFLNQLIGFLPKLVGAGILLGVAWLLATIVKIITVRSLQAFNLDERLNPEPEDRAPSLNQLSLSETIGNALYWFIFLLFLAPVLDTLGLRQALQPVQALITEVLLILPNILAAILIAVVGWFIANVVRRIVTNLLATTGLDHLGSRLGLSSAAGVQPLSSIIGTIVYVLILIPVAIAALNALRIDAISIPAIAMLQQVLNALPAIFTAVAILIVAYFVGRFIADLVTSILTNLGFNNIFTILGLTTPSRRIVISTEPTVEPITTRTPSEIVGIVALVGIMLFATVAAVNILNIPALTALVSGIVIIFGRILAGLVIFAVGLFLANLAFNIITSSGERQAQILGQVARIAIIALVSAMALQQIGVASDIVNLAFGLLLGAIAVAIALAFGLGGRDIAREQVQEWLNSFKGRN
- a CDS encoding response regulator yields the protein MIAVPISKPIHILLVDDNPNNLKVLSEAIQRCGWKALMATDGESAIEQTEYAHPDLILLDVMMAGIDGFETCRRLKTNPITHNIPVIFMTALSDSTDKVAGLEIGAVDYITKPFQHEEVIARLKLHLKISHLTRTLEERVQERTAELTQSLQQLQQTQLQMIQSEKMSTLGQMVAGIGHEINNPVGFVGGNLSYIEEHVNNLLRLVSLQQEKLTQPDSEIQELLEEIDLEYLAEDLPKLLASMHQGITRLKDISLSLRTFTRADISSQVEFQIHEGIDSTLMLLKHRLKGNGDRTKIQVVTQYGDLPPISCYPGQLNQVFMNIIANAIDAFDELHQNNCDRNIAACPNIITITTSFDPQQKTVTICIQDNGPGMLTEVQSRIFDQSFTTKAVGKGTGLGLAISYQIIVDKHNGQVNCLSTPGEGTKFIITLPM
- a CDS encoding SirB1 family protein, encoding MNFSSARQYFYQEIQQSDERIDLAKAALYIAQEEYPNLDAEEYLNALDTMAWELQERLPDSRYPLRIVQSINQYLYDDLKFSGNKIDYYDPRNSFFNDVIDRRLGIPITLALLYLEVARRIDFPMVGIGMPGHFLIRPDIPDIEIFVDAFNGGEIIFAQDCEERLSQLYQQPVTLQPEFLAVVSNRQFLARMLTNLKFIYLKQQELEKTLAAVERILLLFPGLTLELRDRGLIYYQLGYYPQAVDDLQNYLAKVPDAEDASVIRRLLTELGKEK
- a CDS encoding SRPBCC family protein; translation: MSQVLEQSIQINATATVVERCLSDLALMHRWLNPVLRCEPMGEAWSTDVGSKSRFIIQIPLIKPTLNSVVVERQPGLVVWEFQGFFQGRDRWECQPTEKGTLLLNRFEYDIPNPLVSWGFNTFAASWTKEDMQAQLRRLKRVAEEENNS